CTAGCTGCATTAGAAATAGATTGGCTTTTTGCTGCGCTAATTTTTCGATTTTGCAAGCTTTGCCAACTTTTAAAATGTCAGTCGCGATATCTTCTAAGGATTGCGGGTTTAAAACGAGCTGGGGAATTCCTCTTTTTTCCAATTCTTCTACATTACGTTCCATCCCTGGGACGCTAAGAGAGGATAAAACAAGATCAGGTTTTAATTGCTCAAGCTGATCGATATCAATGGATAAATCGGGGCCTAGGCGAGGGAGGTGCCCGATTTTTTTCGGCCAATCTGAGTAATCATCTAAAGCGATGAGCTGATCTTCCAAACCTAACCAAACAGCAATTTCTGTATTACTTGGACAAATGGAAACAATCCTCATTTTGATCACCTACAAAATCATAACGTAATATAAAATGAATGTTAATAAAATGCCTGTTAACCCTCCAAAAAAGACTTCAATTGGCTGATGTCCTAGTAATTCTTTCAGCATTTTCTGCTTTTCTTGTTTTTCGGTTTTCGGCCATACTTTTGCTTCTTCCACAAAACGATTAAAGTCTGCTACAAGCTTATTTAAAACCGTTGCTTGCTCACCTGCGTGTCTGCGTACACCTGTTGCATCAAACATTGTTATGATGGCAAATATAGCTGAAATGGCAAAAATGGAAGAATCAAGTCCATGTTCTAAAGCGACAGCTGTTGATAAAGCGGTGACAGCAGCAGAGTGTGAGCTTGGCATCCCACCAGTGCTCGTTAATAAAGACCAATCGATTTTTTTCGTTGCAATATATTGAATCGGTACTTTAATAAATTGTGCAAAAAAGATGGAAAATAAGGCTGATAGAAGCGGAAAATTAAATAGTATTTCCATGTTGTAATAAAAGCATCCTTTCTCTATTGTCTTATATAGAGTCTAAAAAGTTGAACTTTTAATTCAATCTTAACATAATAAGAGCTGTCTTGGTTGAGATTGTCTCCAATGATCTATATGACTTTTCGTTCATATTTATCATACAAAATAACATCCATTGCATTTATATTAAGAGAGGTATTTGATTTAAAAAAAGGCTGTTTTCGAAATCTTTGTTGCTTTTCGACTGTCCATGAACCGAACAAAGCATAAGGTCGGACAAATTACATATGTCCGACAATCAACTTTTGTTCGGTGCACGTCACGCTTGTAAGTGACATAGCAAGCGTATCGCTTGACAGTCGAAAAGCTATTGTAAAGCAACAATCCTTTTGAAAAGAGCCTAAAAAAATCTTTATGTTTTCCAAACTGGGGGTGCCGTTTTTGTTTCATGTTCAACCGCAGCTTGATTTACAAGGATATATCGAAACACTTGTTGTTGGATTATTTCAAAAAAATCAGCCGTTAACAGGTATAATCAAACAATTAGATGACAAGCTAGATGGACATCTTTTAACCTTAATCAAAACGGGCGATATCTCAACGAAGAAAAAAGAAATAACCAAATTCTTTCCGTTAGGAAAACTGAATATTAAACGCATTTATTTTGTCGGGCTTGGAAAACGAAAGCAATTGGACAACGAATTGCGGAAAGAAATATTTGGCAAGGTTTTTCAAACGATTCAAGAAGCAAAAATACAAAGGCTAGCGATTGCGCTCGATACATTTGTTCAGGAAGAATCAGAATTGTTGGAAGCTGCTTTGTCTTTAGGAGAAGCTTTCCCATTATCAACTTACAAAATAAAGGATTACAAGCATAAATCAAATGGACCGGATAAACAAATAGAGGAAATAACCGTTATTACGGAAAAGAATTTAGAAGGAATTCAAAAAAATTTGTCCATTGGTTTTGTTTATGGGAAAGGAACCAATTCGGCAAGAACATTAGTGAATATGCCGAGTAACTTATTAACAGCTGCAGAATTATCCCGTTACGCTGTCGACTTGGCGCAAAAATATCACTTTGAAATAGAAATTATCGAAAAGGAAACAATGGAAAAGATCGGAATGGGTGGAATATTAGCGGTTAATAAAGGATCTGATGAGCCGCCGAAAATGATTGTTTTAAAATATCAAGGAAAAGAAAATTGGGAGGATGTCATTGCTCTTGTAGGAAAGGGGATTACATATGATTCTGGCGGCTATTCACTTAAACCTCGAGACGGTTTAGTCAATATGAAAACAGATATGGCTGGTGCAGCAGCTGTGTTAGGGGCTATGGAGATTATTGGTGAACAACGTCCTGCCCAAAATGTTGTAGCCGTCATTCCTGCTACCGACAATATGATCAGTGGAAGTTCGATGAAGCCAGACGATGTGATTACATCACTGAGTGGTAAAACGATTGAAATTATAAATACAGACGCTGAAGGGCGATTAGCATTAGCGGATGCGATTACGTATGCAAAGCACCATAAAGCGGATTATATTATCGATGTTGCAACATTAACAGGGGGAATTGTTGTTGCGTTAGGAACTCATACGACAGGGGCCATGACGAATCATGAAGGGATGTTTGCTCAATTTTTAAAAGCTTCGAAGCAATGCGGAGAGCGAATTTGGCAGCTTCCGATTATTGATAAGGATCTAGAAAGAGTAAGAAATAGTAAAATGGCGGATTTAAATAATTCTCCAGGCCGGGAAGGACATGCGATTATGGCAGGGGCCTTTCTAGCTGAATTTGCTGAGAATACACCATGGATTCACTTAGATATAGCTGGTACTGCCACAACATCTAATGGGAGTTCTCTAGGTCCAAAAGGTGCAACAGGTGTTATGACACGAACGTTAGCTTTTTTTGTGGAGAATTTTAAACCGATGAAATAAGAGATGTTAAAAGGCTGTCCGATAAGTGTCTGACCTCACACATTGCTCATTGATTCAATGACGGTTTCAGAGGTATGATGCTTCTTGGGACAGCTTCTTTTTTCGCACAAAGTAGTCTTTTACTTGACAGCAGAGAGTTCAATCGCATTGTCGGGAAAGCTCGTACAAAAACAATTCTCTTTTTTTAAAAAGACGCCGTACGCCTAAGCTTCAATCATCGATCTTCTATTTTTTGAAAATATTTAATATATCGATTAAATGGCATTTTATTGACACAAAAGGCATGCATATGATAAGTTAGCACTGTTGTTTTTAATTCTCTAACATATTAGCAAACTAAAGTATTAATTATTGGAGGTTGCTTCTAGATGAATGCTGTCATCATTGCTGTATTATGTATGCTGGTATTGAGTTTACTACGATTAAATGTCATGTTTGCGCTCGTGATTGGAGCACTAGTAGGCGGATTGGCTGGCGGGCTTGATATAAAAGCTACCATTTCAGCTTTCACAGAAGGTCTTGGTGATAATGCCACTGTTGCTCTAAGCTATGCTGCACTTGGAGCCTATGCAGTTGCCATATCGAAAACCGGTCTCCCTGATGCCATGATTGATTGGACTATACGAATGGTTGGAAGAAACGGAGATTCACAGAAAAAGAAGCTTTCAAAAGCACTTATTTTATTCATTATTTTAATTGTTTCAATTTTTTCCCAAAATGTAATTCCGGTGCATATTGCCTTTATTCCGGTGCTCATTCCTCCGTTATTAAAAGTTTTTAATGAATTGAAGATCGATCGTCGATTAGTGGCAACTGTCATTACGTTCGGTTTAACGGCACCGTATATTTTGCTTCCAGTTGGATTTGGATCAATTTATCATCAAATCATTCAAGACAATATGGAAGCAAGCGGATTACAGATTAGCTTAAGCGATATTCCAACAGCTATGCTAATTCCTGTAGCAGGGATGTTAATTGGATTAATAATAGCTAATTTCTTTAGTTATCGCAAACCAAGAAATTACGTTAATCAAGATCTGAATAGCGAAAACAATCGTCGTTACACGAATAAAGGGATTATCATGGCGATTTTATCGATCGTTGTGTCGTTGTCTATTCAATTATATTTATCTCAAGCTTTAGAAGTAAATGGAATGATTTTAGGAGCTCTTGCCGGTATTCTTGTTATATATGCTAGTGGAGAATTAAGATGGAAGGACGCCGATTATATACTTACAGAAGGTATGAAAATGATGGCCTTTATTGGCTTTGTTATGATTACCGCTTCAGGATTTTCCAATGTTTTAAAAGAAACAGGTGAAGTTGAATCATTAGTTCAAGCTTCTGCACAATGGATCGGCGATAACAAATCATTAGCAGCCTTATTAATGCTTGCTGTCGGTTTATTGATTACAATGGGAATTGGGTCATCATTTTCAACAATTCCTATTATTGCTACGATTTTCGTTCCACTCTGTTTGGAATTAGGGTTTAGTTCGTTGGCGACGATTGCTATCGTGGGAACAGCAGGTGCATTAGGAGACGCTGGATCCCCTGCTTCAGACAGTACATTAGGACCTACCTCTGGACTTAATGCAGATGGGCGCCATAATCATATATGGGATACATGTGTACCTACATTTATTCATTACAACATTCCTTTAATGATATTTGGCTGGATAGCAGCAATTCTTTTATAATGGCTGTTTTCGTATACTTGTTGCTTTTCGACTGTCGATGAACCGAACAAAGCACGTGGCCGGACAAATCACCTTTGTTCGACCATTGATTTCACGCTATAGCGTGAAATCACAAACGTGTTTCTTGTATGACAGTCGAAAAGCTCATCTTTTAGAAAAAATCCTTTATCGTTTACACATTCATTTAAGAATGTTCAAGACGTTTATATTGCTCCAATAACTCCTCATCATCGAGATGATAAATTTTCTCCATAAATTGGGGATAAGCTTCCAATAGCTTTTGTTCATATTGTTCCCGTTCTTTTTCACTTAAAAAATATTTTTTTAACGCAATCATCATTGTTCCTCCTCATCCGAGCTTATTTATTATTGGTTTCGCCAAGCTTTATTGTTTTTAAACGTTATAAAATAGTTTACTATTTTTCTTCAAAATTTGACAATATTATGCTCTGTTATAATGTACGATATGATTGAAACGGGTATTTGTCACAGGATAAAATGAGCAAAAAAGGGGGGGGGAAGAGAATGCTTTGGTTGAAACAGCATAAAGCTATGGCATCTATCGCTGTTTCGGTTTTTATTTGTGTGAGCATCCTTACATATATTTTTTTGGATTTGTTTAGGTCTGAAAATACAAAAGAGTTCAAGTCCGAAAAGACACCTTCTTCTCAGGAAGTAAATGTTCAAGTTGAAATAAGCGAAAATCCTTTTGGTGATAAAGGGGTGGATTTGTCAGAAAAAGATATCCAAAACTATATACACGGCATGTCCCATCAAAAAGTAAAAGCTGATGAAAAATGGATTCATTATTTTATAACAGAGGAACGAATTCAGTTTTTAATCGACGTTGTCAAAAACGGAGACTATAAACATAAAGAATTATACCTTGATATTTTATCAAGATGGAAAAATGGCGACTTTTCACAAGCAGATCAAGATCATAATGAGATTTGGAGGCTGCAAGGAGGTACAGTGGGCAAAGCAACTGGGGTTTTAACAAAGGAGGAGGAGGAAGCTTACTTAGAAAAGTATAAAAAGGTTCTAAAATAAAAATTCAAGCAGGTGATGGATCATGAAACAAACTTTCCTTTGTGAACAGTTTTATTTGTTAAGTATAGATTCTAAAAAGGACCACCGATCTTACCCTTATTTAGAAGGTGGATTGATTTTAGCTGGACTTCTAGATTTGCAACACCTTCAATTAATTAAAATCGATGAGGAAAAAATTTATTTGCAAAGCTATCAAATGCATCCCCATTCCTTTTTAGGAAAACTGCAAAAACATGTCACCCTTGTGCCAAATGGTTATAAATTAAAGGATTACTTTTTAAACATGTTATATGAAAAAAATGAGTTGCGAACACAACTAGAAGAAGAGTTAATGGCAAAAGGAGTATTAGAAAGGAGAAAGAAAAAATTTCTTTCTATTTTTCCATATGTTGACCACGTAATATTGGATGATTCTCAAAGAACAAGCCTTATCGAAGAGATTCGACACCGTGTGCTACATGAAAAAGATACGGAGAAGTATATCGACGAACTTCTTCTTATTCTGTCTGTTTGCAAAATGGAAGAGATAATCTTTTCTATTTCAGAGTTAGCGTATGCCAAAAAAAGAATACAAGAAATCCTCTCATCCATTGACCAATTTCCATCACTACCACTAAAAAATGTTGAATACGTTTCAAATGTATTTGTTTATGTAGATTCAGGATGTCAAGGTGGAGATAGTGGTGGAGGGTGTAATTCCTAATTGAGCAAATATATTGAAAGTGTCATAAATTTGTTGTTCCAATAGTAGGTACAATATTATCTGCTTTATTCCTTCAAAGCGAACATCTTACTTTTAATTTATTTTTCGCAACGATCCTCGTTTCTTCAGGAATAGTTGTTGTGAATCGAACAGGACGCCAAAAAAGAATGAACATGCTCCATAAAAAATATCAACTTTTTCTATAAAATAATGAAAAAAGGTGTTCAATCTCTGTTGAACACCTTTTTAAAAATTAAATGGATGCTAATTCTTTTTCCAAAGCTTTTTCAATGGGAACGTATTCATAGCCAAGGTCACGAGCAACAGCTTCGAAAGTGATTTCTCCGTTTGCGACATTTACGCCAGATTTTATGCCGTTATTTTCTGCAATGGCTTTATAAACACCTTTGTTTGCGATTTGCAGTGCATATGGTACAGTTACGTTTGTTAAAGCGATAGTTGAAGTGCGTGGAACTGCACCTGGCATATTGGCAACGGCATAATGGACTACACCATGTTTTTCATAGGTAGGGTGATCATGTGTCGTAACATGGTCGATAGTTTCTACAATACCGCCTTGGTCGATGGCAACATCAATAATAACCGAACCTGGTTTCATCGCTTTAACCATTTCTTCTGTTACAAGTTTAGGGGCTTTAGCACCAGGAATTAAAACAGCACCGATTAATAAATCGGCTTCAGCAACCGCTTGTGCGATGTTAAATGGATTGGACATTAAGGTTTTAATATCTTTTCCAAAAATATCATCTAATTGGCGTAAACGATCTGCACTTAGGTCAATAATGGTTACGTCTGCACCTAAACCAACAGCGATTTTAGCTGCATTTGTACCAACGACACCACCGCCGATAATGGTCACTTTGCCACGGTTTACACCAGGAACGCCAGAAAGAAGGATTCCTTTACCGCCATTTGTTTTTTGTAGGAATTGTGCTCCAATTTGAGCTGCCATGCGACCAGCAACTTCGCTCATTGGCGTTAATAATGGCAAAGAACGCCCTTCTGTTACCGTTTCATAAGCAATAGCTGTAACACCTTTTTCCTTTAATGCTTTTGCTAATTCTGGTTCAGCAGCAAGATGTAAATAAGTGAATAAAACTAATCCTTCACGAAAGTAGCCATACTCTTCAAGAAGCGGTTCTTTTACTTTCATGACCATGTCTGCTTCCCAAACTTTTTTTACATCTTCTATGATATCAGCACCAGCTTGGGCGTAATCTTCATTAGAGAAACCGCTTCCAATACCAGCATCTTTCTCAATCAATACACGGTGACCTGCATTTACAAAGGAAATAACTCCAGCAGGCGTTAAAGCTACACGGTTTTCATTATTTTTTATTTCACGAGGCACACCAATAATCATGTGACCTTTCCTCCTTATGATTTGAAAGTGATTACATTGAATGTAATTCTAGTATAGTTTCAATTTTGTGATTCTGCTTCGTGAAAAAAAAAGAATGAAAGAAAAGGCATTTGTGATTTTTCACAAATGCCTTTTCCTTATTGTTTAGGAAATTATAAATTTACAACTTGTGGACAACCTTGTTCATAGTTGGTTTTTTGTCTAGCTCCGGGCGTTAGCGGCTAGCAAACTTCCCGTTTCATCTGTACGATAAGTCAACATCGACTCAACGATCGCCTGAGTTTCCTTTATCTCCTACTGAAAGGTCTTAGTTTGTACGCCGCTTTAGCGAACGCCCCGCGCTTTTGTTCATACTTGTTTACAAATCTTTCATTTTATCAATTTTTAAATCCAAATAAATGGTCATTTTTTGATTCGGATTATTCAAATCGATTTCCGCAATTTCCGTCATTCGCTTCAACCGATAGCTAAGTGTATTAACATGAACATTTAGCTTTTTGGCAGCAGCATTGACGTTACTGTCATGATCTAAAAACACTTCTAGCGTTTCAACAAGGTTTGTATGATGCGCTCGATCATACTCCTTTAATTTGTTTAAAGAATAATTGACAAAACCATCTTTTTTGCGCTTTTCGTAAAATATGTCCAAGTATTGATAAATTCCTAATTCTGAATAGGAATCTAATCCTTCTGTTTCCATTGGAAACCGTTCTTTAATCGCAAGAACGGATAACGCTTCTCGATAGCTTTTTTCAACATTTGTTAAATCTGTATAAATGCCTCCAATACTTGTTTTCACCTTTTGGATCATGAAGCGTTCTTTTAACTGTGTGACAATCCACTGTAAAAACATCTTTAAATCTTGTAAAGGCTGCACTCCTTTAGGAGAGATGAACATGATCATCTGATCATAATCGATTGTTGAAAGCAATGGATGGACTTTTTGAGTCGTTTTTAACAAATATTGAAGCTGTCTTTCAATAGAGTCTGTTATTTCAGATTGAAATTTTAGAATTATAACAGAATATACCGAGGGAATAGGCAAGTGCAGCTTTTGAAATCCTTCTTGTATTTCTTCATGTGATGAAATATGTTTAGTGAGAAGCTTCCAGAAAAACTCCTGGTTTCTTTCTTCCATTTTTGTTTTCCGAGCTTGTAAGTTTAATAGTTTATTTTTGACAGCTTGTGCCGCCATTTTTAAAAGTTCTAATTCTTCATCTGAAAGTCTTTTTTGGATTTCTAAAGCCCAAATGAATCCTAAAACCTCATTATTTCTCCAAATGGAGATGGCAACACGGTTTCCAAGTCCAACTTCATCAATTTGTTTCACTCTAATGGGTTGATCTGTTTGCAATAGCTTTTGAATAATACCATCTTTCCATAAATTATTAATGACCTTTTCAGGAACTCTGCGTCCAATAATTGTGGAAATACGTGCCGGATCAGTACAATCGTTATGGGTACTATATGCTAAAAGACGGTGATTTACATCTTCAATTGTGATCGGACATTCGAGAACTTCACTAATTCTTTCCGCAATATCCTCGAGACGTTCAAAACTATATTTAAAAGGATCCTTCATAAACTTCTACCCTTTCAATTGAACTTCTGTTTCTAAAAGATATATTAATAAAACAAATAACCTTTGACAGATGAAATCCTTTAATATTATTATAATTAACATTGTGGAATTTAACAAAAATTATTGTTTTCTTTTTTGAAAATTAACAAATACAAATTTTATTTAAAATTTTATTATATTATTTGAATGAAAGCGTTAACAAACGATAGAAAGAGGTTTTA
This sequence is a window from Bacillus alveayuensis. Protein-coding genes within it:
- a CDS encoding acid phosphatase family membrane protein YuiD (product_source=COG1963; cath_funfam=1.20.144.10; cog=COG1963; ko=KO:K09775; pfam=PF02681; superfamily=48317; transmembrane_helix_parts=Inside_1_6,TMhelix_7_29,Outside_30_68,TMhelix_69_88,Inside_89_135,TMhelix_136_158,Outside_159_159), which encodes MEILFNFPLLSALFSIFFAQFIKVPIQYIATKKIDWSLLTSTGGMPSSHSAAVTALSTAVALEHGLDSSIFAISAIFAIITMFDATGVRRHAGEQATVLNKLVADFNRFVEEAKVWPKTEKQEKQKMLKELLGHQPIEVFFGGLTGILLTFILYYVMIL
- a CDS encoding leucyl aminopeptidase (product_source=KO:K01255; cath_funfam=3.40.220.10,3.40.630.10; cog=COG0260; ko=KO:K01255; pfam=PF00883,PF02789; superfamily=52949,53187); protein product: MFHVQPQLDLQGYIETLVVGLFQKNQPLTGIIKQLDDKLDGHLLTLIKTGDISTKKKEITKFFPLGKLNIKRIYFVGLGKRKQLDNELRKEIFGKVFQTIQEAKIQRLAIALDTFVQEESELLEAALSLGEAFPLSTYKIKDYKHKSNGPDKQIEEITVITEKNLEGIQKNLSIGFVYGKGTNSARTLVNMPSNLLTAAELSRYAVDLAQKYHFEIEIIEKETMEKIGMGGILAVNKGSDEPPKMIVLKYQGKENWEDVIALVGKGITYDSGGYSLKPRDGLVNMKTDMAGAAAVLGAMEIIGEQRPAQNVVAVIPATDNMISGSSMKPDDVITSLSGKTIEIINTDAEGRLALADAITYAKHHKADYIIDVATLTGGIVVALGTHTTGAMTNHEGMFAQFLKASKQCGERIWQLPIIDKDLERVRNSKMADLNNSPGREGHAIMAGAFLAEFAENTPWIHLDIAGTATTSNGSSLGPKGATGVMTRTLAFFVENFKPMK
- a CDS encoding putative histidine transporter YuiF (NhaC family) (product_source=COG2056; cog=COG2056; ko=KO:K07084; pfam=PF03553,PF13726; transmembrane_helix_parts=Inside_1_4,TMhelix_5_27,Outside_28_102,TMhelix_103_125,Inside_126_145,TMhelix_146_168,Outside_169_189,TMhelix_190_212,Inside_213_231,TMhelix_232_254,Outside_255_257,TMhelix_258_280,Inside_281_286,TMhelix_287_309,Outside_310_335,TMhelix_336_358,Inside_359_364,TMhelix_365_387,Outside_388_424,TMhelix_425_442,Inside_443_443), translating into MNAVIIAVLCMLVLSLLRLNVMFALVIGALVGGLAGGLDIKATISAFTEGLGDNATVALSYAALGAYAVAISKTGLPDAMIDWTIRMVGRNGDSQKKKLSKALILFIILIVSIFSQNVIPVHIAFIPVLIPPLLKVFNELKIDRRLVATVITFGLTAPYILLPVGFGSIYHQIIQDNMEASGLQISLSDIPTAMLIPVAGMLIGLIIANFFSYRKPRNYVNQDLNSENNRRYTNKGIIMAILSIVVSLSIQLYLSQALEVNGMILGALAGILVIYASGELRWKDADYILTEGMKMMAFIGFVMITASGFSNVLKETGEVESLVQASAQWIGDNKSLAALLMLAVGLLITMGIGSSFSTIPIIATIFVPLCLELGFSSLATIAIVGTAGALGDAGSPASDSTLGPTSGLNADGRHNHIWDTCVPTFIHYNIPLMIFGWIAAILL
- a CDS encoding hypothetical protein (product_source=Hypo-rule applied; cath_funfam=3.10.450.120; smart=SM00587; superfamily=47769); amino-acid sequence: MIALKKYFLSEKEREQYEQKLLEAYPQFMEKIYHLDDEELLEQYKRLEHS
- a CDS encoding hypothetical protein (product_source=Hypo-rule applied; transmembrane_helix_parts=Outside_1_9,TMhelix_10_32,Inside_33_174) — its product is MLWLKQHKAMASIAVSVFICVSILTYIFLDLFRSENTKEFKSEKTPSSQEVNVQVEISENPFGDKGVDLSEKDIQNYIHGMSHQKVKADEKWIHYFITEERIQFLIDVVKNGDYKHKELYLDILSRWKNGDFSQADQDHNEIWRLQGGTVGKATGVLTKEEEEAYLEKYKKVLK
- a CDS encoding hypothetical protein (product_source=Hypo-rule applied; pfam=PF05719; superfamily=56719); the protein is MKQTFLCEQFYLLSIDSKKDHRSYPYLEGGLILAGLLDLQHLQLIKIDEEKIYLQSYQMHPHSFLGKLQKHVTLVPNGYKLKDYFLNMLYEKNELRTQLEEELMAKGVLERRKKKFLSIFPYVDHVILDDSQRTSLIEEIRHRVLHEKDTEKYIDELLLILSVCKMEEIIFSISELAYAKKRIQEILSSIDQFPSLPLKNVEYVSNVFVYVDSGCQGGDSGGGCNS
- a CDS encoding alanine dehydrogenase (product_source=KO:K00259; cath_funfam=3.40.50.720; cog=COG0686; ko=KO:K00259; pfam=PF01262,PF05222; smart=SM01002,SM01003; superfamily=52283; tigrfam=TIGR00518) codes for the protein MIIGVPREIKNNENRVALTPAGVISFVNAGHRVLIEKDAGIGSGFSNEDYAQAGADIIEDVKKVWEADMVMKVKEPLLEEYGYFREGLVLFTYLHLAAEPELAKALKEKGVTAIAYETVTEGRSLPLLTPMSEVAGRMAAQIGAQFLQKTNGGKGILLSGVPGVNRGKVTIIGGGVVGTNAAKIAVGLGADVTIIDLSADRLRQLDDIFGKDIKTLMSNPFNIAQAVAEADLLIGAVLIPGAKAPKLVTEEMVKAMKPGSVIIDVAIDQGGIVETIDHVTTHDHPTYEKHGVVHYAVANMPGAVPRTSTIALTNVTVPYALQIANKGVYKAIAENNGIKSGVNVANGEITFEAVARDLGYEYVPIEKALEKELASI
- a CDS encoding DNA-binding PucR family transcriptional regulator (product_source=COG2508; cath_funfam=3.30.450.40; cog=COG2508; pfam=PF13556; smart=SM00065; superfamily=46689,55781), with amino-acid sequence MKDPFKYSFERLEDIAERISEVLECPITIEDVNHRLLAYSTHNDCTDPARISTIIGRRVPEKVINNLWKDGIIQKLLQTDQPIRVKQIDEVGLGNRVAISIWRNNEVLGFIWALEIQKRLSDEELELLKMAAQAVKNKLLNLQARKTKMEERNQEFFWKLLTKHISSHEEIQEGFQKLHLPIPSVYSVIILKFQSEITDSIERQLQYLLKTTQKVHPLLSTIDYDQMIMFISPKGVQPLQDLKMFLQWIVTQLKERFMIQKVKTSIGGIYTDLTNVEKSYREALSVLAIKERFPMETEGLDSYSELGIYQYLDIFYEKRKKDGFVNYSLNKLKEYDRAHHTNLVETLEVFLDHDSNVNAAAKKLNVHVNTLSYRLKRMTEIAEIDLNNPNQKMTIYLDLKIDKMKDL